The Anabas testudineus chromosome 11, fAnaTes1.2, whole genome shotgun sequence genome has a segment encoding these proteins:
- the eepd1 gene encoding endonuclease/exonuclease/phosphatase family domain-containing protein 1 produces MGGNLGCHRSIPKDPTDFSCGKRKFSAACNFGHILVNQERLNINTATEEELMTLPGVNRTVAQNIVEYRDCIGGFKKVEDLALVSGIGATKLEAIKLEICVSSRTSSSQHSPSSLRKDLDHQSCTGVNINTATAAQLMSIRGITEKIARNIVVYRAEHGPFKSIEDLVRVNHINSSLLDKVRFQVFVERSRAPSPNNNGGMTSSTKCHPSPTSFSIGSDDLDLPPGGPTKIISVRPNVEPPPGLRDGKPVVRLATWSLEGCSCDKANNPGVKEVVCMTLLENDIKLLAVQDLLEREALDKFCVELNQGTLASMRRWKWPRGLWKSVVSEKPIGHSSKGVSYSGFLWDSSSGIDLKDTAVLEPLVVNGNGNHAYSRLYLAHFFVGSYKLTVVNVHMQATASPGESNCKNHNTDDAKCQRISPSIQEILKVEKELVVLGDFGTSPQSSELDILRKEKLCALVPSNQFTNISTCSPQGTRCLDNIWVSRSLKKTFSGHCIVVRQGLTNPWIPDNWSWGGVASDHCPVVAEFYTDVFPKELSNPGMAVVDRGDIMPKHER; encoded by the exons ATGGGTGGGAACCTGGGCTGCCATCGCTCCATTCCCAAGGACCCCACAGACTTCAGCTGCGGAAAGCGCAAATTCAGCGCCGCGTGTAACTTTGGTCACATCCTTGTGAACCAAGAGCGGCTGAACATCAACACGGCCACCGAGGAGGAACTCATGACTCTACCAGGAGTCAACCGCACTGTTGCTCAGAATATCGTGGAGTACCGGGACTGTATCGGTGGCTTTAAAAAGGTGGAGGATTTGGCTCTGGTGAGCGGGATCGGGGCCACCAAACTGGAGGCGATCAAGTTGGAAATATGTGTGTCCAGCAGGACCAGTTCGTCTCAGCACTCCCCATCCTCCCTGCGCAAAGACCTGGATCACCAGTCCTGCACCGGGGTCAACATCAACACCGCCACTGCTGCGCAGCTCATGAGCATCCGAGGCATCACGGAGAAAATAGCCAGGAACATCGTGGTCTACCGGGCTGAGCACGGCCCTTTCAAAAGCATTGAGGACCTGGTGAGAGTCAACCACATCAACAGCTCCTTACTGGATAAAGTCCGCTTCCAGGTGTTTGTGGAGCGCTCCAGGGCGCCGTCCCCTAACAACAACGGAGGGATGACTAGTAGCACAAAGTGTCATCCCAGCCCGACTTCATTTAGCATCGGGAGCGACGACCTGGACCTCCCACCCGGAGGTCCGACCAAGATCATCTCTGTGCGGCCGAACGTGGAGCCTCCGCCGGGCCTGCGGGACGGGAAGCCCGTGGTGCGCCTCGCCACCTGGAGCCTGGAGGGCTGCTCCTGTGACAAGGCCAACAATCCCGGGGTGAAAGAGGTGGTGTGCATGACCCTTCTGGAGAACGA CATCAAGTTACTGGCAGTGCAGGACCTACTGGAGAGGGAGGCTCTTGATAAG TTCTGTGTGGAATTAAACCAAGGAACACTGGCCAGCATGCGGAGGTGGAAATGGCCGCGGGGACTGTGGAAAAGTGTTGTGTCTGAAAAACCCATTGGGCACTCAAGCAAG GGAGTGAGTTACTCTGGTTTTTTGTGGGACAGCTCATCTGGTATTGACCTGAAAGATACTGCTGTCCTGGAGCCTCTTGTTGTCAATGGCAACGGGAATCATGCCTACTCTCGACTCTACCTGGCTCATTTTTTT GTTGGTTCATACAAGCTCACAGTGGTGAATGTCCACATGCAGGCCACAGCCTCACCAGGAGAATCAAATTGCAAGAACCACAACACAGATGATGCCAAGTGTCAGCGAATCTCCCCTAGTATCCAGGAAATACTTAAAG TTGAAAAGGAGTTGGTGGTGCTAGGAGATTTTGGCACTTCTCCTCAGAGCTCAGAGTTGGACATTCTGAGGAAAGAGAAACTCTGTGCCCTGGTACCATCCAACCAGTTCACCAACATCAGCACCTGCTCACCACAAGGCACCCGCTGCCTGGATAACATCTGGGTCAGCCGCTCCCTCAAGAAGACTTTTTCTG GCCACTGCATAGTAGTGCGCCAGGGCTTGACTAACCCCTGGATCCCAGATAACTGGTCATGGGGCGGTGTGGCATCAGATCACTGTCCTGTGGTGGCAGAGTTTTATACAGATGTATTTCCCAAAGAGCTGAGTAACCCTGGTATGGCAGTGGTGGACAGAGGAGACATTATGCCCAAACATGAGCGGTGA